The following proteins come from a genomic window of Gottfriedia acidiceleris:
- the malX gene encoding maltose/glucose-specific PTS transporter subunit IIBC — MAKKKSVKSQLWEFFQGLGKTFMVPVALLAFMGLILGIGSSFTSPTTIETFPFLGNSVLQIIFSFMSTIGGFAFSYLPVLFAMAIPFGLVRYEKGVAAFSGFVGYVIMHLSINFYLTETNQLVAADKMRQAGQGMVMGIQTIEMGVLGGIIAGIIVYLLHNRFYSIKLPDAFAFFGGARFVPIITTLALSVVGIIIPMIWPIFAIAITGIGSLIQKSGVFGPFLFGAGERLLLPFGLHHILVAMIRFTEAGGTEVVNGQTVSGALNIFYAQLKAGAPISPSATAFLSQGKMPTFMFGLPAVALAIYHTARPENRNKIKGLLISGVIATFVTGITEPIEFLFLFVSPPLYFIHVILTGLGFMVMALLHLTIGNTDGGILDFIIFGVLQGVKTKWYLVPVIGTIWFTVYYSVFRYAILKFNLKTPGREEKMDDQQSEEPLVKGTNAQALKILTALGGKENIQSLDNCITRLRLVVDNMNIVNEKVLKDCGALGVVKLDEHNLQVVIGPQVGILKTQLEKLSS, encoded by the coding sequence ATGGCAAAGAAGAAGTCCGTTAAATCACAACTATGGGAATTTTTTCAAGGGCTAGGTAAGACCTTTATGGTGCCTGTAGCATTATTAGCCTTTATGGGTCTTATATTAGGAATCGGAAGCTCATTTACTAGTCCGACAACAATTGAGACTTTCCCATTTTTAGGAAACTCTGTACTCCAAATTATTTTTAGCTTTATGTCCACTATTGGTGGATTCGCATTTTCATACTTACCAGTTTTATTTGCAATGGCAATTCCGTTTGGACTTGTACGATATGAAAAAGGTGTCGCTGCTTTCTCTGGATTTGTTGGCTACGTCATCATGCACTTATCGATTAATTTTTATTTAACAGAAACAAATCAATTAGTAGCGGCAGATAAAATGCGCCAAGCTGGTCAAGGTATGGTTATGGGGATACAAACAATTGAAATGGGTGTATTAGGAGGAATCATCGCCGGTATCATTGTTTATTTACTACACAACCGCTTTTATAGTATTAAACTTCCAGATGCATTTGCATTTTTTGGTGGTGCCCGCTTTGTTCCAATCATAACGACACTTGCTTTATCAGTAGTTGGGATTATCATTCCGATGATCTGGCCGATTTTTGCGATTGCCATTACAGGAATCGGAAGTTTAATTCAAAAATCTGGCGTTTTTGGACCATTTTTATTCGGTGCCGGTGAGCGTTTACTACTGCCATTCGGTCTTCACCATATTTTAGTTGCAATGATTCGTTTCACAGAAGCTGGTGGTACTGAAGTCGTTAATGGTCAAACGGTTTCTGGAGCTTTAAATATTTTCTATGCACAATTAAAAGCTGGAGCCCCGATCAGTCCATCAGCGACAGCTTTCTTATCTCAAGGAAAAATGCCTACATTCATGTTTGGTTTACCTGCAGTAGCGCTTGCAATTTATCACACTGCCCGTCCAGAAAATCGTAATAAAATTAAAGGTCTATTAATTTCTGGTGTTATTGCAACTTTTGTAACTGGTATTACTGAGCCAATCGAATTCCTATTCTTGTTCGTTTCTCCACCTTTATATTTCATCCACGTTATTTTAACGGGACTAGGTTTTATGGTAATGGCTTTATTACATTTAACAATTGGTAACACAGATGGTGGAATATTAGACTTTATTATCTTTGGCGTTTTACAAGGAGTAAAAACAAAGTGGTATCTTGTACCTGTAATAGGAACAATTTGGTTTACCGTATACTATTCAGTTTTTAGATATGCAATTTTGAAGTTTAATTTAAAAACTCCTGGTAGAGAAGAAAAAATGGATGATCAACAAAGTGAGGAACCATTGGTGAAAGGTACAAATGCCCAAGCATTAAAAATTCTTACTGCTTTAGGGGGCAAAGAGAATATTCAATCACTAGATAACTGCATTACAAGATTAAGACTTGTTGTAGATAATATGAATATTGTTAATGAAAAAGTTCTAAAGGATTGTGGTGCACTTGGTGTTGTAAAATTAGACGAACACAATTTACAAGTCGTTATTGGTCCACAGGTTGGTATTCTTAAAACACAATTAGAAAAATTATCATCTTAA
- a CDS encoding MurR/RpiR family transcriptional regulator: protein MQILLKRLSQNREKLSQLEKQVLDYILKNTDYITKLNLDELSKELYVSTATISRTCQQLGFRGFQDLKYTLSMETNKVQSPVSSTSYLLNTHIVRMKEEMEKTLGNIDEEKIKLAANYLNQSTHVEIFGVGNSLPACVDASRKLMFAGKLCNARTDWDELRSAANSLTENDLAILVSYSGETLHMLEFAHILKNRNVKTIAITGSHSNRLQKEVTLSLQAYITNTYFGELDMTSRFPLSMVLDFIIIAYLNEMKIC, encoded by the coding sequence ATGCAAATACTATTAAAACGATTATCACAAAATAGAGAAAAACTTAGCCAGCTTGAAAAACAAGTATTGGATTATATTTTAAAAAATACGGATTATATTACGAAGCTGAATCTTGATGAATTATCAAAAGAGCTTTATGTATCTACGGCAACAATTAGTAGAACATGTCAGCAATTAGGCTTTCGTGGGTTTCAAGATTTAAAATATACTCTTTCAATGGAAACAAATAAAGTTCAAAGTCCAGTATCCTCTACTTCTTATCTACTTAATACACATATTGTGAGAATGAAAGAAGAAATGGAAAAGACATTGGGAAATATTGATGAAGAAAAGATTAAGCTAGCTGCTAATTATCTAAACCAAAGCACACATGTTGAAATATTCGGAGTTGGTAACTCACTTCCCGCTTGTGTTGACGCTTCTAGAAAACTTATGTTTGCAGGAAAGTTATGTAATGCCCGAACTGATTGGGACGAGCTACGTAGTGCTGCTAATAGTTTAACAGAAAATGATTTGGCCATACTAGTTTCATATAGTGGGGAGACTTTACATATGTTAGAATTTGCCCATATTTTAAAGAATAGGAACGTTAAAACGATCGCCATAACTGGAAGCCACTCAAATCGTTTACAAAAAGAAGTGACTTTATCTCTTCAAGCTTATATTACAAACACTTACTTTGGTGAGCTTGATATGACTTCAAGATTCCCATTAAGTATGGTACTAGATTTCATTATTATTGCTTATTTAAACGAAATGAAAATATGTTAG